CTGTTCCCATCTTCAAAATCCATTGTTAAGCAAATGCATACTCTTATAGCGGATATTAAAGGGGTGAAACTATTAGAAAATCAAATTGCGGTTGGAAAGTTAACTTTTTCTGCTACTGGACCTCCAGAAGATCTAGAAATCAAACAATTACATTTACATCGTCTCATATTAGAATTTGCTAAAATGAAAGGCTCTTCCTTCTTTGTCCAAAATAATCACGATCACTTTATTATTGTGACGACCTATGGGGAGCTTAAATTGATCACCAACATGTTAAAGCATGCCGAGCTTTTCGATTATCTTCAAAAGCACGCAGATGTGACGATAAAAATAGGTTGGGGTGTTGGTGGTTCAGTAGAACAAGCTCAAAAAAATGCTGATCAAGCGAAAAGTCTTCAAGGGATCTCCGGCCCATATATTGTAAGCGAAACGGATGTGTATGGACCATTAAGACTAGCTTATACCCCTGAAAAGACTGATGACAGCGAATTGGTACATATTAGTAACTATCACCATATTTCGCCGCATCACCTACAGCGGTTGCTCTATACTCTTGAAAAACTGAGTACCGATCATTTAACATCTGAAGATTTAGCAACACATTTAGGCATTTCCACTCGGAGCGCCAACCGTGTTCTGAATAAATTCGTAGATCAAGGCTTAGCTAAAGTGAAACATCAATCTGTTGGAAGAGGACGGCCACAAAAGGTATACGTGATTGATATTACAAAGCTTCAAGGTTAGCTTAGTAATACATATAAACCCCGGGCCCGACAGGTAAGCCAAGCAAGCTCCATATGACAAACAAAATAATCCAGCAAATTAACATGATAATAGCGAAAGGCAGCATAGCAGAAAATAATGTACCAATACCCGTCCTATAATCATACTGTTTCATTAACCCTAAAATTAAAATAGCGTAAGGGCTTGTGGGTGCCAACAGATTAGTGGCAGAGTCACCTATGCGAAAAGCCATTTGGATGTACCCTGGATCAAAGCCGATATTATAAAAAATCGGTAAGAAGACAGGTGCTAAAAGGGCCCACTGAGCTGAACCACTTGTGACAAATAAATTAATCACAGCGCAAAGAATGATGAACAAGACAACGGCCGGCAATCCTGTAAAATTCATGCTCTCCATTAAATTTGTACTACTTACTGCAATGATGGTACTCATGTTAGTCCAATTAAAATAAGCAATAAATTGAGCTGCGAAAAACACGAGTACAATGAAACCACTCATTTCAGCTATTGACTTCCCCATTAAAACGGGAACATCAGATAAAGAGGTCAGTGATTTAACAGTAAAGCCGTATGTGAGTGAAATAATGAGAAAGAACCCGAGTAAAAGAGGCACAATGCTTGAAAGAAATAAAGAATCTAAGAAGCTATCGCCCCCTCCACGTAAGAGGGCATTTTGCGGAATGGTGAGTATCGCTATAAAGGTCACATACAGGATTCCTGATAAAGCCGCATAACGGAGTCCTTTGATCTGTTGTTTTGAAATATGTGATTCTTTATGATTTAAAAATCCTTCTTCTGCCATTGACGAATTATATTCTCCAAACCTCGGTTCAATATATTTCTTCGCCACAAAGGCAATCACAACAACTAACATGCCTACTGATATCATCCCAAAAAACCAGTTAGCCACAGGTGT
The DNA window shown above is from Salipaludibacillus agaradhaerens and carries:
- a CDS encoding helix-turn-helix domain-containing protein, translated to MYRIAIITAVHSQAFIEKSLNKAFPNIDFIYLSYSDTEDALKHYYQHKDYVNGMLFSGELTYYFVKQEISHFSLPVSYLELTQEDFYKTLLPLFNDHQLKLERTCIDFLNNDNDYMGLKDITEPDKFPYIFDDHLFNTLSPTIVDDVVNRHKELYHNGKIDLSITRFSNATKKLKALNIPTVFLFPSSKSIVKQMHTLIADIKGVKLLENQIAVGKLTFSATGPPEDLEIKQLHLHRLILEFAKMKGSSFFVQNNHDHFIIVTTYGELKLITNMLKHAELFDYLQKHADVTIKIGWGVGGSVEQAQKNADQAKSLQGISGPYIVSETDVYGPLRLAYTPEKTDDSELVHISNYHHISPHHLQRLLYTLEKLSTDHLTSEDLATHLGISTRSANRVLNKFVDQGLAKVKHQSVGRGRPQKVYVIDITKLQG
- a CDS encoding AbgT family transporter; the encoded protein is MKANLQVEGSQQESRFVQRLMNVIEKGGNKLPHPAMLFVYLSFAIILISWLLNSLGVNVVEPLTGETVHVQNLMSTEGIDYILTSLISNFAGFSSLGLVLVMMLGIGLAKQVGFFETFMRVSLTKVQSRFVTYAVIFTGIIGNIASDAAVVIVPAMAAMIYYSLNRHPIAGLLIGYAATIGGFTANLIIAGTDVLLSGITTEVIQGYNDTARAVTPVANWFFGMISVGMLVVVIAFVAKKYIEPRFGEYNSSMAEEGFLNHKESHISKQQIKGLRYAALSGILYVTFIAILTIPQNALLRGGGDSFLDSLFLSSIVPLLLGFFLIISLTYGFTVKSLTSLSDVPVLMGKSIAEMSGFIVLVFFAAQFIAYFNWTNMSTIIAVSSTNLMESMNFTGLPAVVLFIILCAVINLFVTSGSAQWALLAPVFLPIFYNIGFDPGYIQMAFRIGDSATNLLAPTSPYAILILGLMKQYDYRTGIGTLFSAMLPFAIIMLICWIILFVIWSLLGLPVGPGVYMYY